The Humulus lupulus chromosome 3, drHumLupu1.1, whole genome shotgun sequence genome window below encodes:
- the LOC133821654 gene encoding lignin-forming anionic peroxidase-like, protein MGLRRNYEFWAVALVLILSTCTAQLSSTFYDSTCPNALSTIRTSIRTAVSKERRMAASLIRLHFHDCFVQGCDASLLLEDSDSIVSEKSALQNSGSIRGENVIEDAKAKVESICPGVVSCADILAVAARDASVAVGGPSWTVTLGRRDSTTASKSEAETDLPLFTATLQQLIALFDRKGLTARDMVALSGSHTIGQAQCGFFRARIYNNQSDIDANFARTRQRRCPSTASSQADSTLAPLDLVTPNSIDNNYFRNLIQKKGLLASDQILFSGDSTDSIVNEYSKSPSTFSSDFASAMIKMGDIQPLTGSAGVIRKICSSLS, encoded by the exons ATGGGGTTACGTCGTAATTATGAATTTTGGGCTGTTGCTCTGGTGTTGATTTTGAGTACGTGCACAGCTCAACTTTCTTCCACATTTTACGACAGCACTTGCCCAAATGCTCTTTCTACCATTCGAACTTCGATCAGAACAGCGGTTTCGAAAGAGCGTCGCATGGCAGCTTCTCTCATCCGCCTTCATTTTCACGACTGCTTTGTTCAG GGATGTGATGCATCACTTTTGCTCGAAGATTCAGACTCCATCGTCAGTGAAAAGAGCGCTCTTCAAAACAGTGGGTCGATCAGAGGTGAAAATGTAATAGAAGATGCAAAAGCCAAAGTGGAGAGCATATGCCCTGGGGTCGTATCTTGTGCCGATATTCTTGCCGTTGCAGCTCGAGATGCATCCGTTGCTGTGGGTGGTCCCTCTTGGACTGTCACGCTTGGGAGACGAGATTCGACCACAGCAAGCAAATCTGAAGCTGAGACAGATCTGCCTCTTTTCACAGCAACTCTTCAACAGTTGATTGCTTTATTTGACCGCAAAGGTCTTACTGCCAGAGACATGGTTGCTCTATCAGGATCGCATACTATTGGACAAGCTCAATGCGGATTCTTTCGTGCTAGGATATACAACAACCAGAGTGACATCGATGCTAACTTCGCTAGAACTCGCCAACGCCGCTGTCCTTCTACTGCCTCATCTCAAGCTGATTCAACTTTGGCACCACTTGATTTGGTCACACCCAATTCCATCGATAACAATTACTTTAGGAATTTGATTCAAAAGAAGGGTCTTCTCGCGTCCGACCAAATCCTCTTCAGTGGAGACTCAACAGATAGCATTGTCAATGAGTATAGCAAGAGCCCTTCCACCTTTAGCTCTGATTTCGCTTCTGCCATGATTAAGATGGGAGACATCCAGCCTCTTACCGGTTCTGCTGGGGTCATTAGAAAAATTTGCAGTTCTCTCAGCTAA